GACGTCACCGTTGGCGGACTTGGCGCCCACGCCGGCACGCGCGCGGCCGACCGCGATGTCACCGTTGGCTGCTCGGACGCGCAACTCGTCGTTGGCGTCACCGATCCAGGTGTCGCCGTTGGAGTTCTTGACCACCGCGGTGCCGCCGAGCTCCCGCAACCGCACGTCACCCGAGCCGGCGATCACATCAGCGTGGCCCGTCACGCACTCCACGGTGATGTCGCCGGAGCCGCTCTTGAGGCTCAGCACACCGGTGTCCTGGAGTTGGATGTGACCGACGCCGGTCTTGATCCGGCAGTCACCGAGGCGACCGGTGCCGTGGACGTCGGCGGACCCGACGACGGCGTGCAGGTGCGAGCCGCTCGGCAGCTGGATCGTCACGTCGATCGATCCGCCGCCGGTCCGGCTCCACCAGGAGCGCAGCTTCGGAGCCTTCACCAGGAGCCGGTCGTCGACGAGCTCGACGCGTGTCTGGTCGGCGGCCCGGCGGTCCTCGTCGTTCGAGGCGTCGCTCGGAGCCACCTCGACGACCGTGG
The genomic region above belongs to Euzebyales bacterium and contains:
- a CDS encoding DUF4097 family beta strand repeat-containing protein codes for the protein MPTFDTPEPISATIDLVLGSVRVSAGDRDATVVEVAPSDASNDEDRRAADQTRVELVDDRLLVKAPKLRSWWSRTGGGSIDVTIQLPSGSHLHAVVGSADVHGTGRLGDCRIKTGVGHIQLQDTGVLSLKSGSGDITVECVTGHADVIAGSGDVRLRELGGTAVVKNSNGDTWIGDANDELRVRAANGDIAVGRARAGVGAKSANGDVRLDEVVQGSVVLETQVGDLEVGIREGTAAWLDVSATAGKVRNTLDAAGDPDPSVATVRVRARTSIGEIVIRRPSGAIHER